The sequence below is a genomic window from Aspergillus nidulans FGSC A4 chromosome V.
TTCCGTTCAGCATACCATCGCAGACTTAATAATCTTGGCTCTAGCATGCTTTTGCATGCTTCTAGTCGTCACAGCCCCGTCAGTCACAgcgttggagaagaaagaccAAAAAAGACCAAGATTGACCAGTGGCGCTCGGCGTCACAATTATCCCCTAACATCTTGGACTTGACATGAGTTCTGATCGTTGTATGGGAAAAGAGTCATGCTCTATTCAGAACAAGACTGGCCTGTCCGCCCGCGGAAATTGAATTATAACCGGTTCTGGGTTGCAATGCTGCTGTAAGGCCGGCCAGCCTCTGTCCCATGCCCTAATACAGGGCATTTGCCCTAACCAAGCCTTTCCTCATAGAACTGCATCTGCCAGGGCGCGATGTGGTTTGCTACTCTGTTCCAACTTCCGCAGCgcttccagatcatcaacaagctttCTCCGCTCCAAGCAGCAGTTGGATTCATTCCGCTCACTCTCGCCGCGCCACTTGGGTGAACGATCTGCCGGCAGTTGCCAGGTTAGCTAAACTACCTACTTTATACCTTGTTTCTTCGCACCCACAGCGATACCTGCACCATATACCGTGAAGAGAAACAATGTTACGTATTGTATCCTCTGTGCTTAATTAGATATCGACCTAGTATTCTGCTACAACTGGCCTGCCGGTCCCGATATCGCTGTTGCTACGCGAGCAGTCGCCCATTCCGCGTCATAGGCGGATGCATCGAGATTGAAATCGTGGCTACCGTCGCCAGTGGATATCTAAGCCTCGCCTGCGTCAGGTCCTGGATCTGGGAGTTCCGCGTTGGCGCTGGGGCTACGCTTCCGGCTTAAGGGCAGTTTGTAGACGTCCTCAATTTAGGTATATAGGTAACCCACGCTTTCCTAGTGCACTACACAATAGACAGTAAGGGTTACCGTACATATCCCACGTTATACGCTACCTCTTGCCGTGCCTCCAGACTCCAAATGATTAGCCAACGGCGAGCCCTTGCCCTGACTTATCTAGTCCGTCTATGCACGCCAGTATCAGTGTGTGGAAGAGCCCAATAGTTACCAGATAGTCTGCATGTTCATGTTggtttcttcaagaatctTCTTTGTCTGGCCTCGCATTACAACAACTTCATCACTCTTGAAATGGACGCCTGTCACACGCCAAGGTCGAGAAAAGGTCGAGAATCTGCATAgccttgatgatgaatgtCTTAGCCTTCGTCTCCTTccatggaagacgacgagcaCCAAGAATGACCAAATCAAGCAATGAGCGGCATACGATACCCTCGCAGGAGAACACAGTCTAAACTGGACTTCGCGACCCATAGGAACGACCTCATTAGTGTCCGCACCCACAGGGTTAATTTGACATTGGCCGGATTTCTTAACTTGTTCTGTCATATATTCAATACTACACTCTTGCCATACTTTAAAAGATGTGATCCCCTTTCCTTCCTGCTAGATTCGGCGACAATCTTGCATGCGAATGAGCGGGAAggtgatgaggatgcgggTTAGCGTCTCTGCATCATGTGCGATAGCGCTTGCCATTTACGATGCTTGGACAGCGCTTTGGTAGCCAAGGCTTTCTTTGACGTACTGACATGCCGACATCTCCCAGACTTTGCTATTGTACAAACCTTGTCCGTCAGTCAAACATCGAGCACAGTATCCCACAAGACTCCAGTTCGTATGAAGGAGTAATTAAGCCTTGGGGTTTTTTGGCTGCAGCGCATAAAACCGTACTGGCAGAAGCTTAAAGTTCTTCGGGAACCCAGTTTGCAGGTCAGATAGAATGACCTGCATCCCTGCATTGTTGAAAATAGACCTGAACTTGTcgttcgtcctcgtcacgCTgctatcctcttcgtcaaacaTATCATTGTTCCCGGGATCCGTCGAGATGTTCTCCTTCAAAACCAAGATTCCCGTACCATCCGTCAGAGCTGCGCAACACCGCTTGATCAAGTCCTCCAGCTGTTGATCATTCAAATGTCCTATACAGAACTGGATCCATATCAAGTCATAATACCGTGGGGGCGGGTTCCAGGCCTCTAGACCCATGGTGTAGACGTCTCCAATGACGCCTGCCTTCTTGAGTGCGCTCTCATTGAGAACTTGCGTAAATTTGCCCACTggttcaacagcatcaaccACGTTGCAGACATGGCTAAGGAACCCTTCGGTGACACGGCCCACCCCCGCGCCACAATCCACGCCTCGGTTGAGCTTCCCTTCAATCGGGCAACCGGGCACCAAGCGTCGGAGTTTGGCAAGGAAGGACTTGGAGCCTCGAAGATCAATCCGCGAGTACCAGGGGTAGGGACCCAGCATTCCAAGCATGCTATTGGCATTGGCAGGAACACTATTCCAATAGTCGAGTGATGTGGAAGGGTTTATGTTCGCGTCCACTTGAGCAGGCCTAGAGCCGCCTACTTCCTCATTTCCGTCGGGCTGATTGGAGGCCATAGTCTGGATAATCTAGAATAGGCAAAAATGGCACAAATTTACAGCCGTGGATAGTCTGAGTGTCTTTCCTGATGACACTGATAAACAGAGATTCGAAACAGCCTTTTCTATTTCCTGAACTTGAAAATGAGATTTAGAATTGATGAAGCTGAGCGAGCGAGACCATAAATTTGTGCGAAGTGATGGAAGCTTATCTGAGATTGCGCCCAATAAGGTTAATTGAGCGGCGCCAAGTTATCCAGTCTTAACTCGGACTGCTTATTAAATAATTATTAAGCAAAGCCCTAATGTCACATACATGTTCACGTAATATACTGGCCTTGAATAGCTCCTGGATCGCGCATCAAATATGACCTACGAGGTCCCAGCTCGACTGGTGCTGGGGATTGGCATAGTTCTATTTAATTCAATGGCAATGAATATTGGGCATTTCATTAGAATATTGACGTGGCAAATTTTCATTATGAGGTATTCCACTGGATACCATTGAAGATTTTCAAGACTTGTGCCGTCAGGGTCAGTTTCAGCTCAAGGGTTGCAAGCCACTACATTACGAGAAGACTAAATAAAAGAGGTTGaaatttctttttctatcTGTCTATTTCCTGCCTGGTTACTCTATCCTTGTCCTTTCGCACAGGGCCCTGGGGTGTGGTCACGCTCTGCACAACCGCCCATTGCCGCTTATAGTCCACTCATCCGAGCCAACCGCCTTAGAGGCATAAAAAACATCATTCGGGTCGTACTTGGCCTTGACTTTCCGCAGGGTATCGTAATTTGATCCATAGAATGCTTCCTTCCAGTTCGGCTGGCGGAAATCGCCCTCATTCATGTACGCCCCTGAATCCGGTGCCAGCGCCATCAATGTCGGAATATAGTCCTCGGTCATCTTGCGCTGCTGAGCGAGCATCTCCTCATCGGCGTTCCACTCCCACGGTGTTGTAAGGGTCGTGTCAATCAAGGCGTCTCGCCAGGCGGGGAGGACCGCGTTGTGAACGTCTCCGGAGACTGCCTTGGAGACGTTGAGGCCGACGCCAATGAAAGTGGCTCCGGACTCGGTGATGTGGCGATAGCCGTCAGTGAGGGCTGCGTTGTTCTCAATGACCACGGACCGTGGGATCAGCCAACCTCCGTACTGGGCGATGCCGACCTCGATGGCAGCCTGCATTCCGTTGAACTGGGCCAGATAGCTGGGAAACTGCTCTGCATAGAGGTTGTAGGTAATGCCGAGATCAGTAAGGCCGTCGGTGaaaggctgcagcagctgttTCAGTTTGGCGACGGGGATATTGGGCCCAGTCAAGGGGGTGAGAGAGAAACTGGTATTGGTGAAATACCAGATACTCATGGTCCCTGCATCGACTAGAGATGGAAGTGTGGCATGATAGAGACCAACGGCATCGTAGAATGTATCCTGTGAGATGCCTGCATTGGTGAATGTCAAGTTCAGTCCAGAAACAGGTGTGCCTGGATGTGCCTTAGACGTCATTGACCAGACTACGCCATACGTgccaccgcctcctccactcAGCGCCCAGAAAAGATCGGAGTACTCGTTATCTCTTGTGGCAGTGATAAATCTGCCCTTTCCATCAATCACCTCCCATTGGAGCACCTGGTCGGCGGCCAGGCCATGCACAGAAGCCAACGCCGAATGTCCTCCTCCTTGTGTATATCCGCCGGCAATACCAACCGTTGGACACTCACCACCCACAACCTCGAGGCCCTGAGCATCGGTTGCTTCATATGCTTCAAGACCTTGTACGCCCGCACCTAGCTTGATCGCCTTTCCTTTGTAATTCGAGTCTTTCCAGTCCTTGACCTCGATATCTTTCAGGTGGTGCGTCCAGATTCCTAGGGCCCCGGCACCGGTCGACTTGCCATTGTAGTCATGGCCAGTGTTTCGAATTACAGTGCGAATGTTGTACTTCGTTGTGAACTGAATCGCCTTGGAGATATGTTCGGGCTTGCTGACATTGACTGCGTAAACGATATAGTTGTCTAGTGTGCAAGGCTTATCAACGGGATGAAAGGGATCGCAGGAACTGTTGGCGAAGAACGGAGCCATGATCGAGGAAGAGGTTCCATAACTGAGCATATTAGATTCTACTTGAAACAATTCAATGTGTCTGGACGTCTTACTGGAGCTCTGGGAGTGTCCATTCTGCGCGGAGCGCATCACATACGGCCTCGTTGTAGGTAGAGCCGTGGCAGGGAGTCCCCAACGGCACGGTTGCAATCAATCGACCGTCAATAGACTGGTTGAAGCGCGACCATGTGGCGCGATCAGGCCAGCAGGCGTCGCCTGGCATGCAGCGACAGGAGCAGTCGCCATTGATGGGAAAAAGGGAAATAAAGCTGGTTAGGAGGGCGAGTCCCGTGGAAAGTCCCAACATGGTGACCGTAGCAAAAAAGGAAGATGGGTGAGGGGAGGAATAATCGGGCTGTGTCTAGCCATACTATTTATTGGTTCTTCTTAGCTCCGAGGCTGAGTGAGAGAGTGGAGATTCATGCTCAGATAAAAAGACTCAAGTGAGCTAGGCAGGATTTATGTTTTGATATCTGGGAAGATGTGAACCGGTGTCACATGATCGCTAATACCATATCCCAAGCCAGATACGGTAGAAATACATCTCTTAAACACATCCTAACCGAATTTTCGACTTGGAGCTGCCTCTTCAAGAAGGCCTTCCAGTGCCACGCTAATCCAAGACTCGAATCCTTCGATTATCAAATGCAACGTCGTCTCCCGCTTTCCGTGCCGATCACGATTCATGTCTCTACCACACCGTGGTCTATCATAAGAAGTCCCTGAGCACCACACTTTTGGAGGTCAGGCATCAGAAAGGCCTAGACTAATGTTTTGGAGGTCTGAATGGCTCCTACTACTTACTGCGATCTTGCAGTTCTTCAACCTAGAGGTCCCTTGGTCCGATATCGCGCATTGGAAAAGTGGAGCATCACGGCCCGTCGCGAGGCCGTCAAGCTTCACTTCAAACAGGAAATGTGAGGTCAGGGGGACGATGTACTGCTAGGGCACCTAGTCAGAACAGGAAGCTTGTGGAGCTAAGGGTTATCCTCAAGAAAGAACCGACTGAGGTATATCTGTACAGCGATCTGTATTGGGATTACAGTTCAGGAGCGCGCGAATTAAATCTAGGATTACTAAGACTGCCAGCCGGATTGCGGCGACTGAATATCGAATCGATAAACATGAGAAACAAGTACTCTCATTGATCGGGCATACTTGCCCCAGGGACCGTGGTGGGACGCAAGCATAGGTCGTTATACACGAAGCCAAAGAGGATGGGGATCCGCATTGCGGATTGAGACGATGCAGAGAGCCGGTTACGAGATCTGCAGTGAATTTCTCGCCTAAATCCCTGCGCTATAGTGCTGTAGTGATGATAGAGTAAAGCAATATCTCTCTCATTTACAGGAGATTGCATCCCAAGTCACGGGGATGTTTGAGGTAAACAGTTCCAGTTAGGGCTCGAGCGTGCGCAGCTTTTTGATCACACGTGCTAAAAGTAGACTGTGAGGTCCTTGAAATGAGCCAAAGATTGTTTTCAGTATACAGACCACAAACACTCGCTGGGTCCATAGTCTTGCCATAGTGATTGCTGTTGATAGTTGTAATGTCGCCCATACCGCGGCTAATTCTGGCGGTCATATAAAACATCCTTTTGGACTATATCTTAATGGTATCCACTGTGTTCAGGGACATTGATGATCTCCTATAAGTTCTCTTCTGAGCTTTCATATTTGAGTGCACTTGATCTTGGGTTTCAGAGATTCCATGACTGACTCGCTGTGTGTAGTCATAAAGAAATAAGGCCGACTACGCGCGAAGGCTCCGTAGCAAAGTTCTATTTAGTGTATTTTCGCCTTTTCATAATCATGGCTATAAATGCGCGGGGGTTAAGGGTCAGTTCGAGCGATCTTATCAAATTGGCAGAGGCCTTTTGAGTTCTCGCTTTTGAGTCCTCTTCAAAGGTGGCCCAGCAGGTTCCTGTCTACATAGGTTTTTAGAGGCCGTAAGCACATGTGCGCCATATTCATATCCAGACTATAATCTCGCCTGAGATATTAGTCTTGTTACGAGAACTGGGAAAGAAGGATCCTGAGATGGCGGTCATGGTGAAGAGGCTAGGAGGATGCATATTTCGTGGTTGAACAGTAGTTACCAGGACTATGTGCCCAAGACCTGTAAGGCAGTTACTGAAGGTGCTCACACATCCGGCACCTGGAGGCCTAAATAGATAAGTGCTTGAAAATAAGCTGAGGCTGACGCGGCGGTACCAGATCAGCAAGGATTGGCACAGCTCTCTAGAGCTGTTAGTACGTACTTCCGTAGGACAGACCGAGCTTATGCAAGCGCTATGCAACATACTTTGGAACCAAAACCCCTACAACCTGAGCAGTGTCGACTTACCATCTATTTCTAGCACTAATACTCGTAGACTAGCGATTTCGCGTACAGGCAAGGAGcgagcagcctcagccctaCACAACATTACGTCATAGATACTATAACCCGTCTCCACATTTCAACCAACTTCAATATTTTCTTCATTGCAATTATCTATATATTCGTGTACTTTAAGAACACAATGCCGCATATGTTCCCTGCAGAAGAAACGTctcccctcctcaaccccaatCCTGAAGCCAGGGGCAGTTTCAACCCTAGAAAATCTTCATATCTTCAACGTCTTAAGCGCCATCTCGCCACCGAAATCACCCCCCACGGCACAgacctcgtcctcctcgtgTGCTACCTGATAACTGGTCTCCTTGACAGCTCCGCGGTTTTTATCTGGGGCTCCTTTGTGAGCATGCAAACCGGCAACACCGTGTACCTGGGTCTGGGACTGTCCGGACTAGACGACAGCGGGAAAAGCCAACGGTGGCTGAAAGCACTCATTTCGATATCCAGTTTCTGCATTGGCAGTCTATTTTTCGCGGCCTTGGCGCGGATATTCCGCAGTTCAAGGGAAAGGGGTGCTTTGATGCTTAGTTTCGTACTTCAAATGGGCtgtgttgctgttgcagcagGGATTGTTAGTTTCAAAACACAACCACATGCTAAGACAGATAGACTAGGCTGGTGGAATAGTGTGCCGCTGGCCCTGGTTGCGTTTCAGAGTGCGGGTCAGGCAGTTACGAGTCGGGTTGTTGGGTTTAGCGGGTTGACGAGCGTGGTGCTGACCAGTGTGTACTGTGATCTGTTTTCGTACTTGGGGGGAGCGGGGCGCGGGAAGATGGCGGATGAGTTGAGGCGGCTCGGGGCCGTGGGTGGACTGATGCTGGGGATCTCGCTAGGCGGACTATGGGCGAAGAGTGAAGTTGGGTTAATGGGGGCGCTGTGGACGGCTGTGGTGCTCAAGGGGGGTATTGCGGTCGCTTGGTGGTGTTggaaggcggaggaaggggGGCTGATAGTAGAGTAAATAGACTACGCTGTACTATACATATAGATCAGCTGCTTGCGGCAAGCAACCGCAGTCACGGCCACTCCTGAGACCTATCTTGACTATTTTATCCCATAACGGAAAAGCAGCAAGCGCCAATAAATTGAGCTATTGCAGCAGGCCGTAGATGCTGATGACGGTCCATCCCACATAAAGACCACAATCTAGTCTCGTAAACATGTAGAAATAATCCCactcc
It includes:
- a CDS encoding YoaK family protein (transcript_id=CADANIAT00003473), which translates into the protein MPHMFPAEETSPLLNPNPEARGSFNPRKSSYLQRLKRHLATEITPHGTDLVLLVCYLITGLLDSSAVFIWGSFVSMQTGNTVYLGLGLSGLDDSGKSQRWLKALISISSFCIGSLFFAALARIFRSSRERGALMLSFVLQMGCVAVAAGIVSFKTQPHAKTDRLGWWNSVPLALVAFQSAGQAVTSRVVGFSGLTSVVLTSVYCDLFSYLGGAGRGKMADELRRLGAVGGLMLGISLGGLWAKSEVGLMGALWTAVVLKGGIAVAWWCWKAEEGGLIVE
- a CDS encoding FAD-dependent oxidoreductase (transcript_id=CADANIAT00003472), which codes for MLGLSTGLALLTSFISLFPINGDCSCRCMPGDACWPDRATWSRFNQSIDGRLIATVPLGTPCHGSTYNEAVCDALRAEWTLPELHYGTSSSIMAPFFANSSCDPFHPVDKPCTLDNYIVYAVNVSKPEHISKAIQFTTKYNIRTVIRNTGHDYNGKSTGAGALGIWTHHLKDIEVKDWKDSNYKGKAIKLGAGVQGLEAYEATDAQGLEVVGGECPTVGIAGGYTQGGGHSALASVHGLAADQVLQWEVIDGKGRFITATRDNEYSDLFWALSGGGGGTYGVVWSMTSKAHPGTPVSGLNLTFTNAGISQDTFYDAVGLYHATLPSLVDAGTMSIWYFTNTSFSLTPLTGPNIPVAKLKQLLQPFTDGLTDLGITYNLYAEQFPSYLAQFNGMQAAIEVGIAQYGGWLIPRSVVIENNAALTDGYRHITESGATFIGVGLNVSKAVSGDVHNAVLPAWRDALIDTTLTTPWEWNADEEMLAQQRKMTEDYIPTLMALAPDSGAYMNEGDFRQPNWKEAFYGSNYDTLRKVKAKYDPNDVFYASKAVGSDEWTISGNGRLCRA